From one Branchiostoma floridae strain S238N-H82 chromosome 3, Bfl_VNyyK, whole genome shotgun sequence genomic stretch:
- the LOC118412523 gene encoding protocadherin-15-like isoform X2, whose amino-acid sequence MMENVNEVSMFEKYSVSEENNLVLTNPTYVDTTMEGPSIQIIQNDDVQETWVAPMNDLQQKAGTNQQGNGDTQQLIQQDQQGYGPVRGQRSSGSDTHDPSNAQVDDLVLATVLAAEGRKPSEKPKAKGVTWASDVKNETDSADQDKMAAHAVDIPDDADAKSAFASDPVLSPVMGPSPTAAALMVTSQTDIPPFPSPPPEPQDEEEDASEDFPPPPPLPFSDPPDLLPNVRPTDHNSNVPKDNPFTRETFESAITDTSTPRKKPSNVPGNLSPVPTPFTQVLSLTKQRRPEPLETILMSSPASQVQDPVPVTDIDALIWDDEDDEDGDEMEEQSTVL is encoded by the exons ATGATGGAGAATGTGAACGAGGTCAGTATGTTTGAGAAGTACAGTGTGAGTGAGGAGAACAACCTGGTCCTCACCAACCCTACCTACGTGGACACCACCATGGAAGGACCCAGTATACAAATCATACAGAA TGATGATGTGCAGGAGACATGGGTGGCCCCGATGAATGACTTGCAACAGAAAGCTGGCACCAATCAGCAAGGGAATGGGGATACACAGCAACTTATTCAACAG GATCAGCAGGGCTATGGGCCtgtcagaggtcaaaggtcatcaggCTCTGATACTCATGACCCAAGCAACGCACAAGTAGATGATCTCGTATTAGCAACAGTTTTAGCTGCTGAAGGCAGGAAACCTTCAGAGAAACCAAAGGCCAAAGGAGTGACATGGGCTTCCGATGTGAAAAATGAAACAGATTCTGCAGATCAAGACAAGATGGCTGCTCATGCAGTAGACATTCCTGATGATGCTGATGCCAAAAGTGCCTTTGCCAGTGATCCTGTCCTCTCCCCGGTTATGGGGCCTTCTCCGACTGCTGCTGCACTGATGGTGACCAGTCAGACAGACATCCCTCCCTTCCCAAGCCCGCCTCCTGAACCCCAAGATGAAGAGGAGGATGCATCAGAAGACTTTCCACCCCCTCCACCACTCCCATTCTCAGACCCACCAGACCTCTTGCCAAATGTCCGGCCAACAGACCACAACTCCAACGTACCAAAGGACAACCCCTTCACAAGAGAAACATTCGAAAGTGCCATCACGGACACCTCTACCCCCAGGAAGAAGCCAAGTAACGTTCCAGGCAATCTCTCACCAGTTCCCACTCCATTCACCCAAGTCCTCAGCTTAACAAAACAGAGGAGGCCTGAACCTCTGGAGACCATACTGATGTCCTCTCCAGCAAGCCAGGTCCAAGACCCTGTCCCGGTAACAGACATTGATGCTTTAATATgggatgatgaggatgatgag GATGGAGATGAGATGGAAGAACAGAGCACCGTGCTGTAA
- the LOC118412523 gene encoding protocadherin-15-like isoform X3, whose product MMENVNEVSMFEKYSVSEENNLVLTNPTYVDTTMEGPSIQIIQNDDVQETWVAPMNDLQQKAGTNQQGNGDTQQLIQQDQQGYGPVRGQRSSGSDTHDPSNAQVDDLVLATVLAAEGRKPSEKPKAKGVTWASDVKNETDSADQDKMAAHAVDIPDDADAKSAFASDPVLSPVMGPSPTAAALMVTSQTDIPPFPSPPPEPQDEEEDASEDFPPPPPLPFSDPPDLLPNVRPTDHNSNVPKDNPFTRETFESAITDTSTPRKKPSNVPGNLSPVPTPFTQVLSLTKQRRPEPLETILMSSPASQVQDPVPDGDEMEEQSTVL is encoded by the exons ATGATGGAGAATGTGAACGAGGTCAGTATGTTTGAGAAGTACAGTGTGAGTGAGGAGAACAACCTGGTCCTCACCAACCCTACCTACGTGGACACCACCATGGAAGGACCCAGTATACAAATCATACAGAA TGATGATGTGCAGGAGACATGGGTGGCCCCGATGAATGACTTGCAACAGAAAGCTGGCACCAATCAGCAAGGGAATGGGGATACACAGCAACTTATTCAACAG GATCAGCAGGGCTATGGGCCtgtcagaggtcaaaggtcatcaggCTCTGATACTCATGACCCAAGCAACGCACAAGTAGATGATCTCGTATTAGCAACAGTTTTAGCTGCTGAAGGCAGGAAACCTTCAGAGAAACCAAAGGCCAAAGGAGTGACATGGGCTTCCGATGTGAAAAATGAAACAGATTCTGCAGATCAAGACAAGATGGCTGCTCATGCAGTAGACATTCCTGATGATGCTGATGCCAAAAGTGCCTTTGCCAGTGATCCTGTCCTCTCCCCGGTTATGGGGCCTTCTCCGACTGCTGCTGCACTGATGGTGACCAGTCAGACAGACATCCCTCCCTTCCCAAGCCCGCCTCCTGAACCCCAAGATGAAGAGGAGGATGCATCAGAAGACTTTCCACCCCCTCCACCACTCCCATTCTCAGACCCACCAGACCTCTTGCCAAATGTCCGGCCAACAGACCACAACTCCAACGTACCAAAGGACAACCCCTTCACAAGAGAAACATTCGAAAGTGCCATCACGGACACCTCTACCCCCAGGAAGAAGCCAAGTAACGTTCCAGGCAATCTCTCACCAGTTCCCACTCCATTCACCCAAGTCCTCAGCTTAACAAAACAGAGGAGGCCTGAACCTCTGGAGACCATACTGATGTCCTCTCCAGCAAGCCAGGTCCAAGACCCTGTCCCG GATGGAGATGAGATGGAAGAACAGAGCACCGTGCTGTAA
- the LOC118412523 gene encoding protocadherin-15-like isoform X1, which produces MMENVNEVSMFEKYSVSEENNLVLTNPTYVDTTMEGPSIQIIQNDDVQETWVAPMNDLQQKAGTNQQGNGDTQQLIQQDQQGYGPVRGQRSSGSDTHDPSNAQVDDLVLATVLAAEGRKPSEKPKAKGVTWASDVKNETDSADQDKMAAHAVDIPDDADAKSAFASDPVLSPVMGPSPTAAALMVTSQTDIPPFPSPPPEPQDEEEDASEDFPPPPPLPFSDPPDLLPNVRPTDHNSNVPKDNPFTRETFESAITDTSTPRKKPSNVPGNLSPVPTPFTQVLSLTKQRRPEPLETILMSSPASQVQDPVPVTDIDALIWDDEDDEVQHIADGDEMEEQSTVL; this is translated from the exons ATGATGGAGAATGTGAACGAGGTCAGTATGTTTGAGAAGTACAGTGTGAGTGAGGAGAACAACCTGGTCCTCACCAACCCTACCTACGTGGACACCACCATGGAAGGACCCAGTATACAAATCATACAGAA TGATGATGTGCAGGAGACATGGGTGGCCCCGATGAATGACTTGCAACAGAAAGCTGGCACCAATCAGCAAGGGAATGGGGATACACAGCAACTTATTCAACAG GATCAGCAGGGCTATGGGCCtgtcagaggtcaaaggtcatcaggCTCTGATACTCATGACCCAAGCAACGCACAAGTAGATGATCTCGTATTAGCAACAGTTTTAGCTGCTGAAGGCAGGAAACCTTCAGAGAAACCAAAGGCCAAAGGAGTGACATGGGCTTCCGATGTGAAAAATGAAACAGATTCTGCAGATCAAGACAAGATGGCTGCTCATGCAGTAGACATTCCTGATGATGCTGATGCCAAAAGTGCCTTTGCCAGTGATCCTGTCCTCTCCCCGGTTATGGGGCCTTCTCCGACTGCTGCTGCACTGATGGTGACCAGTCAGACAGACATCCCTCCCTTCCCAAGCCCGCCTCCTGAACCCCAAGATGAAGAGGAGGATGCATCAGAAGACTTTCCACCCCCTCCACCACTCCCATTCTCAGACCCACCAGACCTCTTGCCAAATGTCCGGCCAACAGACCACAACTCCAACGTACCAAAGGACAACCCCTTCACAAGAGAAACATTCGAAAGTGCCATCACGGACACCTCTACCCCCAGGAAGAAGCCAAGTAACGTTCCAGGCAATCTCTCACCAGTTCCCACTCCATTCACCCAAGTCCTCAGCTTAACAAAACAGAGGAGGCCTGAACCTCTGGAGACCATACTGATGTCCTCTCCAGCAAGCCAGGTCCAAGACCCTGTCCCGGTAACAGACATTGATGCTTTAATATgggatgatgaggatgatgaggtACAACACATTGCT GATGGAGATGAGATGGAAGAACAGAGCACCGTGCTGTAA